Genomic window (Helianthus annuus cultivar XRQ/B chromosome 3, HanXRQr2.0-SUNRISE, whole genome shotgun sequence):
CACAACTGATTCTGCCATAGGGATAAACGAATCCTTTTTATAATCCAATTTGATTTCCACCGACAATCCTAGCTCCACTACCATTTCAAACGCATTGATCTGCTGCTCAGCATACATAGGCCATGTTGCCACTGGCACACCGAACCACAAACTCTCCAACAATGAGTTCCACCCACAGTGGGACACGAACCCTCCAACTGCACGGTGACCCAGTACCGCCACCTGTGTGGCCCAACCAATGACTTTCCCTATTCCAACTGTTCGCTCTAAAAATCCTTCCGGCAAAACCACTCTAAAATCCTCGTACTCTATCGTGACACGAGATGTTTTATCTGGCGGAGGCTTGCGTAACGACCACACGAAACGCACACCACTCTGCTCTAAAGCACGTGCTATCTCCTTCACTTGAACCTCATCAAAACTACCCATACTCCCAAAACACAAGAACACAACCGACGAAGGCGGTTGGTTATCCAACCACTTGATGACGTCATCCTCCAATGGTTTTCTACCACCTGTACCACCTTCTAGGTTGAGTATGGGTCCCACTGGATACACCGGTGGGATGGTGTTGTCAGCAGACAACGACTCAATTGCATGTGTTTCCACTTCCAAAAACGAATTAACAATTATTGCTTTGACCTCTCTCATTCTCCGCGCGGCTGACAAAACAAATTCTACAGTCTCTCTGGTCTGGAACACGGTCGGAAAGACCTTCGTGGGCATCGGTTTGACTAACGTTGGAACGGTTATTTCGGTGTCCGAGTGGCTCAACTCAACAACGTCTTGGTTTTGCTCATCGTTGAGTGTCTGGATAAAGAATTTAAATCCAAGAAAAGCAGCATTAGAAGTGAAGAACACATAGGTTGGAACATCAAACTCGTTAGCCACATCTATCATGCAAGTACAAAACATGTCTATCACAAACCCTGCaacctgacccgaacccgtttggCTTATCATGTCAGCCACGATGTTTTTAACATATTTGCAATGACTTTTGATGAACTCATTGAAAGAAGCCAAGGGACCTTTTGAGTCACTCGGTGGCGCAATTTCTTGTTGAGGGAGTTCAACGAAAGATATTCGATCCGTGTTGTTTTTAGCTAACGATTCGATGTAAGTGGTGATAGTCGAGCCAGAATCGGAGCTAGGAGGCTTGATGACTAGGACGGTTATGGAAAAACGTTGATCTCGATTCACAAATAACTTTGCGATCTCGATTGTTGACATGATATGACCAAGGCCAGGGGCTGGGATGAACACTAGCGTTGCAACCATATTTGCCATTTTTGTTGTGGTTAATGAGTTTGGTTTCGTTTGGTTTGGTTGGAGGATATGTTTGAAGATATTAGATATCTAGCATTGGTTATAAAGTTGAGACAAGTTTTGGTGATGTTATGCCTGATGTCATTGTATCTAGTGGATCATGTTGATTGTTGTAGAATCTTATCGTCTAGAGGTTGTACAAAGATTGTATCCTCAGATGTCAGCATCGGTGTAACAAAGACAAACTTATTAAGTACACTGGGACCTGTTTTCACATGACAACTGTTGTGAGACTGGAGGGGATGGGGGCCGTCCCCATGCCCGGCTTGTGCTCGCCGCCCCGTCTTCCCCACCCCCTGCTCCGGCGCCGGGCCAGGCCCGTCATCTCCGGCCGCTGGAAGACGGACTCGACGCCCCTCACTCCCACACACATagctatacatacatacatatatatataaagggggttcatcccccaccttCTAGGTCCATCCCCTTTAAGCCCCCGCTTACTTGGCGGTGAGGTGACGGCCCATTCTCttggggatgaggctctccataccctccAGTCTGAGTGGTTAAAGGGGCTTGGATGAGGTATAGTACGGCAAAGCAggattttgttaaaaaaaaaagacattagtTTTAAACTTTAATCATCTCCGGTTATTAGTCATTGAAGTTAAGGTGTTACTTTCCTTGAGGTCAAGGGTTCAAGCCTCGTCAAAGATggatttggtctgtaataatctcacctagacctgtaataatctcaccaattgatgtaaaacttgcctcgaaacggtgctccaaacgatgaaaacggcgcttcgattcgggtgtttaaatttccaaataaccaaaatcaagtcacttggagcaccatttcgaagtaagttttacatcaatggactcgtatcatcgttctgatcaaaagccctaaaaaatatgtttgtaatttggaaaaatgcttaactccgttaagtttttttaacgagggaccattgtaggaaaaataggtgaaaggtgagactggtggggggaatattctgaggtgggattattaatggtcaataaggtctaggtgagagattattacaggccaattccccttgaAGTTAAGGTGTTACTTTCCTTGAGGTCAAGGGTTCAAGCCTCGTCAAAATGGATTTGGTGTGATTTAAGTTGTTAAAAAAAGTAAATATACttattaaagatttttttttttttttttttgcaaagtTGGTAATCTATAGCTTTTTTTAGATCACAGGTTGCGGTTGTGTTCGGCATGTAGTGTAACTGTGTAACTATTTTTGGCTTCTACGTGCTCACTTAATGAACCCATTGGCGTAAACCCTTTGGCAAAGGCAAAACGTTTATGAACAATTAGGCTTGAAAGTCTTGAGTTTAAGTCTAAGAGATGATAGAATTAAAGAAATTCAACGTtctaaaaaactaaaataaataaatataagaacTCAATGAAAAGTAGATGGTTAGCTACATTAATTATTTGAATTAAATGCCATCCCACACCAACTTAAATGGCTAAAGTCCAAAGGGTTAAGTTAGATCATGTGTAGTGGTGAGattatgtagtttttttttttttttttttttttttttttttttttttttgacacaTGGTATACgcgtaagcatgtgatgaaaatgGGGTAAAATGGTGTAATAGGAATGTATGTGAAATTAGTGGgtttgaaattgaaaaaaaaattaattggtGGAGAATTACCCCAATAATCAAATTCCTCGTATCTCTTAAACCAACCTCGTGGTTTAAACCACATACGGAATCAAGTTTTGGTAACCCACATCTCATGGTTTAAACCACATGTGGAATCAAATTTTGGCAAGCACATAGGAGAAGAGTGATGTTCAACATGTGGTTTGCTTGTGCTTTGTCATTCCACGATACCACTACAGTTGGCCTTAATTGTAATTATGAAAAATGTTAAAAATGGTTTATGATAATGTGTATATCTCACTGATTGATTACAATATACAATGTACAAGAATAAATAAGTAGAATACTCCACAAATCAAGGAGAAGATT
Coding sequences:
- the LOC110930926 gene encoding anthocyanidin 3-O-glucosyltransferase 2-like, with the translated sequence MANMVATLVFIPAPGLGHIMSTIEIAKLFVNRDQRFSITVLVIKPPSSDSGSTITTYIESLAKNNTDRISFVELPQQEIAPPSDSKGPLASFNEFIKSHCKYVKNIVADMISQTGSGQVAGFVIDMFCTCMIDVANEFDVPTYVFFTSNAAFLGFKFFIQTLNDEQNQDVVELSHSDTEITVPTLVKPMPTKVFPTVFQTRETVEFVLSAARRMREVKAIIVNSFLEVETHAIESLSADNTIPPVYPVGPILNLEGGTGGRKPLEDDVIKWLDNQPPSSVVFLCFGSMGSFDEVQVKEIARALEQSGVRFVWSLRKPPPDKTSRVTIEYEDFRVVLPEGFLERTVGIGKVIGWATQVAVLGHRAVGGFVSHCGWNSLLESLWFGVPVATWPMYAEQQINAFEMVVELGLSVEIKLDYKKDSFIPMAESVVVPAEEIESGIRRLMEDDLVRAKVKKMSEKSRSTVLEGGSSYAYFGSLIQDLITNIS